CCTTCAGTTAACGCAGTCGGTGGAATGGTGCAGGCGGGGAATGGTCCCCGCGGAGCGTCCATGTCCCTGGCCCTGGCCACGCTGGTCCACGAATGGCGACGGTATCTGGCCGCCGTGATCGCGCTTGCGTTCTCGGGGGTGCTGATCCTTTCCCAGGTCGGGCTGATGACGGGAATCCTGCGCGCCTACACCGCCACAATCGACCGCTCGCCCGCCGAGATCATCATCCTGCCGCCCAAGGCCCAGAGCCTGATGGGAACGACCCAGGCGGAACTGCCCAGCCGGATCCGCCCACGGATGTACCTGCATCCGGACGTCGAGGCCGTGGACACCTGGGAAGACAAGGTGGGCGAGTGGACCAACATCCCCAAGCCTGGCGACAAGCAGGTGCGGACCTACGCCCGCTTGGCCATGGCCGATCCCGCGCCAGGGTCCGTCACCCTTCCCGTGGACTTTCCCGAGAGCGCGAGGCGCGCCCTCGAGGCGCCCCTGTCGGTGGTCGTGGATGTTTCCGCCCTCCAGAGGCTGGGCGTCGGCGTCGGCGATTCCGTCATCATCAGGGGCCAGACCCTTCAGGTTGCAGCCGCGGTGTCGGGCTACGCCAACATTGAACTCCCGACGGTCTTCGTGTCCCGGGACACGCTCATCCGGCTGGGGCTGATGACGGGGGGCGACAAGACCGGCCTGCTCCTCCTGAAGATCCGGGACGGCGGCGACCCCGCAGCGGTCCGGGACTTTCTCAACACCGCAGCAAACGGTGAATACCGCGCCTGGCTCCGCGAGGACCTGTCGGAGGCCAACAGCGCCGCCTTCATGGAGGAACAGGTCGTAGGCATCCTGCTGGGATTTTCACTGGTCCTTGCGATGCTCATCGGGGTCGGCATCACCTCCCAGACCCTTCGCGGCGCGGTGGCGTCCAACATCCGCGAGTTCGCAAGCCTGCGCGCCCTGGGGGTGTCCATGCCCGCCCTGCGGGGTGTGTTGGTGGAGCTGTCCTTCTGGGTCGGGATTGCAGGCCTGGCGGGAACCGCAGTCCTTACCGGCTGCGTCCTGGCGGCGGCGCGCCTCGGCAATGTCAACATGAGCCTGCCCCCCACCTATGTCGGAGGCGTCGCGGCGCTCCTGATGGCGATCTCCCTGGTCTCGGGCTTCCTGTCCCTCGGAGCCCTGTCGCGCAGCGAGCCGGCGGAGCTGCTGCGATGAGCGGAGAGACAGCGATCCGGTCGCAGGGCCTGACCAAGCGTTACCGGTCCGGAAACGCAACCCTGACCGTCCTGGACCGGGCGGACTTCGACGCCCGGAGCGGCGAGATCGCCCTGGTGATGGGGCCGTCAGGCTCGGGCAAGTCGACCCTGATCGCGGTGCTGTCGGGCCTCCTGCGCCCGGACGCCGGATCGGTGAACGCCCTGGGCGTGGACCTCTGGGGGCTGAAGCCCGCCCAGATCGACCGCTTCCGCCTGGACCACTGCGGCTTCATCTTCCAGGGGTTCAACCTGTTCCCCGCCCTGACGGCCCTGGAACAGGTGGCCCAGGTCCTGAGGTTCGCCGGCCGTTCCCCGCGCGAGGCGCGCCGCCAGGCCGAGGCGGCCCTGGACGCCGTGGGCCTGACCCCGCGCCTGACCCTGCGCCCGGCCGAGCTGTCCGGCGGCGAGAAGCAGAGGGTGGCCATCGCCCGGGCCCTGGCCAAGAAACCCCGGCTGATCTTCGCCGACGAGCCGACCTCGGCCCTCGACGGCGAGAACGGCCAGAGGGTGATCGCCCTCCTGCAGACCGCCGCCCGCGAACAGGACGCCGCGGTGATCTGCGTGACCCATGACCAGAGACTTGAAGCCTGGGCGGACCGGGTCATCCATATCGAGGATGGTCGGATCGCCGGAGCGGAAGAGGAAACCCGATGACTGGCCTGCTGCGTAACCCCCTGGTTTGGGTCCTGGCCGTGCTGCTGGCTGGCGGCGGCGGCTTCGTCGTTTGGAGGACGCTGGGCGCGCGCCCGCCCGTCGCGCCTGTCGCGCCATCCTCGCCCTACTCGGCGGCGGCCAGCGGCAAGGTGGACGTGGAAGGCGGCATGATCCAGGTCGCCGCCCGTCGCGCAGGGATCATCCGGGACGTCCTGGTCAACGAAGGCGATGACGTGGTCCGCGGACAGGTCCTGGCCCGGCAGGAGGACGAGGAGCCCCGCCTGTCCGCCGGTCGCGCCTCAGCGGCCCTTGGCGAAGCGCGCGCCCGGATCACCGCCCTGGAGGTCGCGGTCTCGACCGCGAAGCGGGAGCGCGAGCGCCTGCGGGGCCTGGTGGGCTCGAACTTCGTGGCCGCCCAGAAGCTGGACCAGGCCGAGGACCAGGTGCGCCAGGCCGAGGCCGATCTGGCGGCAGGACAGGCTTCGGTGGACACCGCCCGGGCGGCCCTGGCCCAGGCCCAGTACGAGCTGGAGCTGACGATCGTGCGCGCGCCGGTCGACGGCCGGATCGCCCGCCGCTACGCCAACCCGGGCAGCGGCGCCTCGACCCTGAACGTGTCCACCCTGTTCGACCTGGAGCCCAAGGCGCCCCGCATCGTGCGGGTGGAGGTGACCGAGGGCGCCCTGCCCTCCGTGGCCCAGGGCCAGGCCGTACAGATCAGTCCCGAAGCCGATCCGGCGAAATCCTATCCCGGCAAGGTGGCGCGCATCTCGGCCGTCTTCGGCGCCCGGCGCCTCCAGTCTGATGACCCCGCCGAGCGCAAGGACGAGCGGGTGGTCGAGGTGGTGGTCACCGCCGACGGCGCGCCCCTGCTGATCGGCCAGCGCGTACTGGTGCGGTTCCTGAAGCCCGGCGCGAAGGCCGTGCCCGCCGCGGCTTCTTGACGCCCGGCCCCGGCCGCCGCACAACCCGGCCCGACTTCAATTCTGGGCAGGGAGCCTTCTCATGGCTGACATCCGTTTCGACGGTAAGGTTGCGATCGTCACGGGCGCGGGCGGCGGCCTCGGCCGGCAGCATGCGCTGGAGCTGGCGCGGCGTGGCGCGAAGGTCGTGATCAACGACCTGGGGGGCTCGATGGATGGCTCGGGCGGCTCCTCCGCCGCGGCCGAGGCGGTCGTGGCCGAGATCAAGGCCTTCGGCGGCGAGGCCATCGCCAACGGCAGCTCGGTGACCGACGACGCCGGCGTCGCCAACATGGTCCAGCAGGCCATGGACGCCTGGGGCCGGATCGACATCCTGGTCGCCAACGCCGGCATCCTGCGGGACAAGACCTTCTCGAAGATGGAAATGGCCGACTTCGAGGCGGTGATGAATGTCCACGTCATGGGCTCGGTGAAGCCGGCCAAGGCGGTCTGGGAGATCATGAAGGCCCAGAACTACGGCCGGATCGTTGTGACGACCTCGTCCACCGGGCTCTATGGCAACTTCGGCCAGTCCAACTACGGCGCCGCCAAGCTGGCCCTGATCGGCTTCATGAACACCCTCAAGCTCGAGGGCCAGAAGAACAACATCCACGTCAACGCCATCAGCCCGGTGGCCGCGACCCGGATGACCGAGAACCTGATGCCGGCCGAGGTCCTGGCCAAGCTGAAGCCGGAGTACGTGACCCCTGCCGTGGTCTACCTGGTCTCGGAAGAGGCCCCCACCGGCGTGGTCATGACCGCCGGCGCCGGCGCCTTCGCCCAGGCCCGGATCTACGAGACCGAAGGCGTCTATCTGGGTGAAGGCGGGCTGTCGGTCGAGGAAGTGCGCGACAACTTCGCCCGCATCACCGATCCCACGGGCCAGCAGGCCTACGTGAACGGCGGCGAGCAGAGCGGGAAGTTCTTCCGCAAGATGCAGGGCGGCTAGGCCTGGGCGGGGCCGGAGTTTCCCCTTGCCCTGAGAGGGGGAACCCGGCCTATCCTTCTGGCGACCCGGAAACACCGGGCGCTGTGTAGGGGGAGTCCAGAGTGTCCAACGTGAACCGGCCGACGGCGAGCCATAACCTGAGCCTGCCGGCGGCCCTGGCCTTCGCCGCGATCAGCCTTCCCCTGGCTGCCCTGGGCCTTTCGGTTGGCGTCCAGCTGCCGCCCTATTTCGCCAGCCAACTGGGCGTCAGCCTGGCGGTTGTCGGCGGCGCCTTTGGCATCGTGCGGCTCCTGGACATCTGGCTGGACCCGATCATCGGCCTGGGCATGGACCGGACGCGGACGCGGTTCGGACGCTACAGGGTCTGGATGGTGGCTGGGGCGCCGCTCCTGATCGTCGCCGTCTACATGCTCTACAATGCGCCCAAGGGCGCGACGCAGGTCTACCTGATCATCTGGCTGCTCGCGATGTACCTTGGCCAGTCGATCATGGGCTTGTCCCACTCGGCCTGGGCCGCGGTCCTGGCCAAGAGCTATGAACAGAGGTCACGGATCTTCGGCGTGCTCACGGCCGTGGGCGTGATCGGCTCGCTGACCGCCCTCGCCATCCCAATTCTCCTGGAACAGGCGGGCGTAGAAGGGGTCAACCCGATCCAGGCGATAGGATGGTTCGTGATCGCCATGATCCCGGTCACCCTCCTGATCGCCGTGATCCCGACCCCCGAGACCATCAACAGGGACGACGGGGCGCACTTCACCCTGGCCGACTACGCCAAGCTGTTCAGCCGTGGAAACGTCATCCGGATCCTGGCGGCGGACCTCTTCGTCACCCTGGGTCCCGGCTGGATGGCCGCCCTCTACATGTTCTTCTTCACCAGCACCCGGGGCTTCTCGCCGACCGGCGCCAGCCTGCTGCTGATGGTCTACATCGTCGCGGGCTTCGTGGGCGCGCCGCTCACGGCGGCCCTGGCCAACCGCATCAGCAAGCACCGGGCCCTGATGCTGGCGACCACCCTCTACTCCATTGGCCTGATCCTGCTCCTGTTCCTGCCGAAGGGGAGCTTCGCCTGGTTCGTACCCGCCATGGCCGTCGAGGGCGCACTGGCCGCAGGCTTCGGGGTCATGACCCGGGCCATCACAGCCGACATCGGCGACGAACTCCGCCTCGAGGGCGGCCGGGAACAGATCGGCCTGCTCTATGCCCTGACGGCCGCGACCAGCAAGCTGGCGGGCGCCTTCTCCATCTTCCTGACCTTCAATGTCCTGGCCCTGGTCGGTTACGACGCCAAGGTCGGCGCGAAGAACACGCCAGAGCAGATCCTGGGCCTGGAGCTCGCCTACATCGTCGGACCCATCGTCTTCGTCATGCTCGCGGGCGCCTGCTTCATCGGCTACAAGCTGGACGCCGAGCGGCACGCCGAAATCCGGCGCCAGCTGGACGAGCGCGACGGCCATACCGAGGTGGCCTATGACGAGGCTGCGGTGCTTGAGGGCCTGACCGGCGAGCCGGGAGGCCACTCGTCCGTGGACCGGCGTTAGGTTCTGAAACCAAACGCCTGCTCACCCGGCTTCCGGCCGGAGCTCCCCCTTGGGGAAGCCATTGCTGTGTTTCAGCCGGGGCTCAGGCCACCGCCGCGGCCAGCGCCGCGAAGGCCCGGGATGAGGCGCTGTCAGGATGGGAAAGCACGCCTGGCCGGCCCTCGTCGCAGGCCGCCCGCAGGGGCGTCTCCAGGGGGATTTCCGCCAGCAGGGGCACGCCCAGCCGGACGGCCTCGGCCCGGGCGCCGCCCTCGCCGAAGATCGGGATGCGGGCGCCGGTAGAGGGTTCCTCGAACCAGGCCATGTTCTCGACGACGCCCAGCAGGGGCGTCTCGGTCTTGCGGAACATGGCGGCGGCCCGCCGGGCGTCGATCAGGGCGATCTCCTGAGGGGTGGAGACGATGAGGACCCCATCGATCTTCAGCTTCTGGACCAGGGTCAGCTGGATGTCGCCCGTACCCGGCGGCAGGTCGACGACCAACACATCCAGGGGCGCCTCAGCGGTTCCCCACAGGACGTCCTGCACCATCTGGCGGGCGGCGGAGGAGGCCATGGGGCCGCGCCAGATCATGGGCGAGCCCTCGTCCACCAGAAAGCCGATGGACATGACCTTCACGCCCCAGGCCTCGAGGGGAACGAGCTTCTTGTCGGCGTTGAAGGCGGGACGGGAATCCAGGCCCATCATTCTCGGCGCCGAAGGGCCGTAGACGTCGGCGTCGAGCAGGCCGACCGACAGGCCGCGGGCGGCGAGGGCGGCGGCCAGGTTGACCGAGATGGTGGACTTGCCCACCCCACCCTTGCCGCTGGCGACGGCGATGACCCGGCGGACGTGCGGGGGACGTACGGCCTCTCCGGACGGCGCCGGGCGGGCGGCGGGGTCCTCGGACACCCGGGCGGCGGTCCGGCGCTGGGGCGCGGCGCCCACAGGGGTGACCGTGGCGCTGGGCCGGCCGGCCGGCGCTTCGGCGGTCAGCACCACCTGGGCGCGGGTAACGCCGGGCAGGCCGGCGATCAGGGCCTCGGCGGCGTCACGGACAGGCTGGTAGTCGGCCACCTCGCCCGCCGGGACCTCCAGCATGAATCCAGCCCGACCCGGCGCCAGGATCAGGCCACGGACGAGGCCCGCCGCGTTGAGGCCCTTGCCGGACTTGGGATCGACGATTCCGTCGAGGGCTGCAAGGAGGGCGGCTCGGTCGATGGGAGCGTCTGCGGTCATCGGGGTCCCTTCCGGCGTGAGGCCCTCATATCCCGTCGCCGGGCGGCGAAGACAAGAGGCGAAGGTCCCCCGCCAGGCGCCCTTGCCCGCGCGCCGGCGGCGTCCGACAAGGGAGCCATGCCCCTGCCCCGCCCGCCCCGCGCCGTCATCTTCGACATGGACGGCCTGCTGTTCGACACCGAGGTCCTCTATCGCGACGCTCTCTCCGCCGCCGCCCGGGACATGGGGGCCCATATGCCCGAACCCGTCTTCCACAGCCTGATCGGCCTGCCGGGAGAGAGCAGCCGCCGGCTGCTGCTGGACCATTTCGGCGAGAACTTCGACGTCGACGGGCTGTGGGACGCCTCGGCGGAACACTTCCACACCCTCGCCCGCGGGCAGGACTTCCTGAAGGCGGGGGTGCGCGAGTTCCTGGACCTCCTGGACGCCCTGGCCCTGCCCCGGGCCATCGCCACCTCGTCCCGGCATGAGGACGTGACGTTCAACCTGGGCCGGCATGGGCTGGAAGGCCGCTTCCACGCCGTGGCGGCGCGGGGCGACTATCCCCGGGGCAAGCCCCATCCGGACCCATTCCTGGTCGCAGCGGGGCGACTGGAGGTGGATCCGGCAGACTGCCTGGCGCTGGAGGACAGCCACAACGGGGTCCGGTCGGCGGCCTCGGCGGGAATGATGACGGTGATGGTCCCGGACCTGCTGGCGGCGACCGACGAGATGGACGCCCTGTGCGCCCGCATCGTGGACGACCTGCACGCCGCCGCTGACCTGGTCCGTTTCAGCCTCGGGGCCTGAGCCCTCAGTCGCGGACGAACTCGGCTTCGGAGAAGCCCATGAAGTAGAGGGCCGCCGTCAGGTCGGCATGGTCGATCTGGGCGTCGGCCTCGGCGGCGACCACCGGCTTCGCGCGGTAAGCCAGTCCCAGGCCCGCGGCCCCGATCATGGCGAGGTCGTTGGCGCCATCTCCGATGGCGGCCGCCTGGGACAGGTCCAGCCCGAGACGATCAGCCTCCGAGACGAGGGTGGCGAGCTTGGCCTCGCGGCCCAGGATGGGATCCTCGACCGCGCCGGTGAGGTGGCCGTCGGTGACGACGAACCGGTTGGCCCTGTCCCCGTGGAACCCGGCCTGGATGGCCACCCTGCGGGTGAAGAAGTCGAAGCCGCCGGACACCAGGACGCAGTGGGCGCCTGAGGCGGCAAGGGTGCGCACGAAGGTCCGGGCGCCAGGATTGAGGCGGACCCGCTCGGCGTAGGCGCGCTCGAGCTGGGACTCCGGAAGGCCCGCCAGCATGGCCACCCGTTCGCGGAGGGCGCCCTCGAACTCCAGTTCACCCCGCATGGCCCGCTCGGTGATGGCGGCCACCTCCGCCTTGCGGCCGGCGAAGTCGGCCAGCTCGTCCAGGCATTCGCAGGCAATGATGGTGCTGTCCATGTCGGCCAGGAGGAGACGCTTGCGACGTCCCTCCTCGGGCTGGACGCAGAGGTCCACGGGCAGGCCGGAAGCCGCCTCCAGGGCGGCGCGGCGCAGGTCCTGAAGGTCTGCGGGCTCGAGGCGGAGTTCGCGCGCCGACGGGCCGGGCGCGGGCGCCGGCTTGACGGGGCGCCCCCGGGCTGCGAGCGCTTCGGAGATCCGACCCGCGGCGGCGTCCGCCGCAGCCGGGTCCTGGCCGACAAGGGTAAGCGCGATCTGCATGACGTCCCGCATCTGGCTCATCGCCGGCCCCACGGCAAGCGGCAAGTCCGCCCTGGCCCTGCGACTGGCCCGGCTGACTGGCGGCGAGATCGTCGGGGCGGACGCCCTGCAGGTCTACCGCGGCCTGCCGGTCCTGACCGCGGCGCCGGATGCGGCCGACCTGGCGGCGGCGGCGCATCACCTGGTCGGGACAGTGGACGCCGGCGAGGCCTGGTCCACGGGGCTCTGGGTCGCCGCCGCGCGGGCGGTGATCGACGACCTCGCCGCCCGGGGGACCGACGTGATCGTCGCCGGCGGGACGGGCCTGTACTTCGAGGCCCTGGTGAACGGGCTGGCGGACATTCCCGCCGTTCCGGCCACTGTCCGGGCCCGGACGGGAGACGACTACGCCGCCCTGGGCGAAGCGGCCTTCCGGGAGCGGTTGGCCGGGGTCGATCCCGCCGCCGCGGCGCGGATCCTGCCGGGGGACCGGCAGCGCCTCTGCCGGGCCTGGGAGGTGTTCGCCGCCTCGGGCCGGGCGCTCAGCGACTGGCAGGCCGAGCCCGCCGGCGGCCTTCCCGCCGGAAGCTGGCGGGGCGTGCGGCTCATGCCCCCGCGGGAGGCCCTCTACCGGCGCGGAGACAACCGGTTCCTCGCCATGGTCGAAGGCGGCGCCCTGGACGAGGTGCGGGCCCTGGTCGCCCGCGGCCTGGGCCCCGCCCTGCCCGCCTGCAAGGCGGTGGGCGTGCGGCCCATCGCCAGCTTCCTGTCCGGGGAAGTCTCGCTCGACGACGCCATCGCCGCCGGCCAGAGGGAGACCCGGAACTACGTCAAGCGCCAGGAGGTCTGGCTGAGGGGCAGGATGGACGGCTGGCCGACGATTACCGACCTGGAGACTGAGGCGCAGTGGAGGTCATTTCTTGCGCTGAACCCTGACTTGACGCCCTGACAGGGGCATGGCACTAGCCTTTCGACCTGTTTTTGGAGACGACACATGCGTCGCGTCCTCGTACTCGCCAGGCGGCCCGCCGCGGACTGACACCGTCAGCCGCGACTGGTCGCACACGCCCGGGCCCCTTGAGGGCCTTTTTTGTTGCCCATGACACCCTTCGGAAGACCCCCGACATGACCGCCCAGACCCAGACCCTGACCGCCGCCTCCGCCGAGACCCTGACGGGCGCCGAGATCGTCGTGCGCGCCCTGGTGGACCAGGGGGTGGAAGTCCTGTTCGGCTATCCCGGCGGGGCGGTCCTGCCGATCTACGACGCGCTCTTCAACGAGCCGCGCCTGCAGCACGTGCTGGTCCGCCACGAGCAGGGCGCCACCCACGCCGCCGAGGGCTACGCGCGTTCCACCGGCAAGCCGGGCGTGGTGCTTGTGACCTCGGGCCCCGGGGCCACCAACGCCGTCACGGGCATTGTGGACGCCCTGATGGACTCCATCCCCCTGGTGGTCATCACCGGCCAGGTCGCCACCCACCTGATCGGCACCGACGCCTTCCAGGAGTGCGACACCATCGGCATCACCCGGTCGATCACCAAGCACAACTACCTGGTCAAGGACCCGGCGGACCTTCCCCGTGTCATGCACGAGGCCTTCCACATCGCCACCTCCGGGCGGCCGGGCCCGGTGGTCATCGACATTCCCAAGGACGTCCAGTTCGGCAAGGCCGCCTACCAGGGGCCCGGCGAGGTCAAGCACGCCCA
The sequence above is a segment of the Phenylobacterium parvum genome. Coding sequences within it:
- the serB gene encoding phosphoserine phosphatase SerB — encoded protein: MSQMRDVMQIALTLVGQDPAAADAAAGRISEALAARGRPVKPAPAPGPSARELRLEPADLQDLRRAALEAASGLPVDLCVQPEEGRRKRLLLADMDSTIIACECLDELADFAGRKAEVAAITERAMRGELEFEGALRERVAMLAGLPESQLERAYAERVRLNPGARTFVRTLAASGAHCVLVSGGFDFFTRRVAIQAGFHGDRANRFVVTDGHLTGAVEDPILGREAKLATLVSEADRLGLDLSQAAAIGDGANDLAMIGAAGLGLAYRAKPVVAAEADAQIDHADLTAALYFMGFSEAEFVRD
- a CDS encoding ABC transporter ATP-binding protein — encoded protein: MSGETAIRSQGLTKRYRSGNATLTVLDRADFDARSGEIALVMGPSGSGKSTLIAVLSGLLRPDAGSVNALGVDLWGLKPAQIDRFRLDHCGFIFQGFNLFPALTALEQVAQVLRFAGRSPREARRQAEAALDAVGLTPRLTLRPAELSGGEKQRVAIARALAKKPRLIFADEPTSALDGENGQRVIALLQTAAREQDAAVICVTHDQRLEAWADRVIHIEDGRIAGAEEETR
- a CDS encoding Mrp/NBP35 family ATP-binding protein; this encodes MTADAPIDRAALLAALDGIVDPKSGKGLNAAGLVRGLILAPGRAGFMLEVPAGEVADYQPVRDAAEALIAGLPGVTRAQVVLTAEAPAGRPSATVTPVGAAPQRRTAARVSEDPAARPAPSGEAVRPPHVRRVIAVASGKGGVGKSTISVNLAAALAARGLSVGLLDADVYGPSAPRMMGLDSRPAFNADKKLVPLEAWGVKVMSIGFLVDEGSPMIWRGPMASSAARQMVQDVLWGTAEAPLDVLVVDLPPGTGDIQLTLVQKLKIDGVLIVSTPQEIALIDARRAAAMFRKTETPLLGVVENMAWFEEPSTGARIPIFGEGGARAEAVRLGVPLLAEIPLETPLRAACDEGRPGVLSHPDSASSRAFAALAAAVA
- a CDS encoding SDR family NAD(P)-dependent oxidoreductase, which gives rise to MADIRFDGKVAIVTGAGGGLGRQHALELARRGAKVVINDLGGSMDGSGGSSAAAEAVVAEIKAFGGEAIANGSSVTDDAGVANMVQQAMDAWGRIDILVANAGILRDKTFSKMEMADFEAVMNVHVMGSVKPAKAVWEIMKAQNYGRIVVTTSSTGLYGNFGQSNYGAAKLALIGFMNTLKLEGQKNNIHVNAISPVAATRMTENLMPAEVLAKLKPEYVTPAVVYLVSEEAPTGVVMTAGAGAFAQARIYETEGVYLGEGGLSVEEVRDNFARITDPTGQQAYVNGGEQSGKFFRKMQGG
- the miaA gene encoding tRNA (adenosine(37)-N6)-dimethylallyltransferase MiaA translates to MTSRIWLIAGPTASGKSALALRLARLTGGEIVGADALQVYRGLPVLTAAPDAADLAAAAHHLVGTVDAGEAWSTGLWVAAARAVIDDLAARGTDVIVAGGTGLYFEALVNGLADIPAVPATVRARTGDDYAALGEAAFRERLAGVDPAAAARILPGDRQRLCRAWEVFAASGRALSDWQAEPAGGLPAGSWRGVRLMPPREALYRRGDNRFLAMVEGGALDEVRALVARGLGPALPACKAVGVRPIASFLSGEVSLDDAIAAGQRETRNYVKRQEVWLRGRMDGWPTITDLETEAQWRSFLALNPDLTP
- a CDS encoding ABC transporter permease, which gives rise to MSLALATLVHEWRRYLAAVIALAFSGVLILSQVGLMTGILRAYTATIDRSPAEIIILPPKAQSLMGTTQAELPSRIRPRMYLHPDVEAVDTWEDKVGEWTNIPKPGDKQVRTYARLAMADPAPGSVTLPVDFPESARRALEAPLSVVVDVSALQRLGVGVGDSVIIRGQTLQVAAAVSGYANIELPTVFVSRDTLIRLGLMTGGDKTGLLLLKIRDGGDPAAVRDFLNTAANGEYRAWLREDLSEANSAAFMEEQVVGILLGFSLVLAMLIGVGITSQTLRGAVASNIREFASLRALGVSMPALRGVLVELSFWVGIAGLAGTAVLTGCVLAAARLGNVNMSLPPTYVGGVAALLMAISLVSGFLSLGALSRSEPAELLR
- a CDS encoding MFS transporter — protein: MSNVNRPTASHNLSLPAALAFAAISLPLAALGLSVGVQLPPYFASQLGVSLAVVGGAFGIVRLLDIWLDPIIGLGMDRTRTRFGRYRVWMVAGAPLLIVAVYMLYNAPKGATQVYLIIWLLAMYLGQSIMGLSHSAWAAVLAKSYEQRSRIFGVLTAVGVIGSLTALAIPILLEQAGVEGVNPIQAIGWFVIAMIPVTLLIAVIPTPETINRDDGAHFTLADYAKLFSRGNVIRILAADLFVTLGPGWMAALYMFFFTSTRGFSPTGASLLLMVYIVAGFVGAPLTAALANRISKHRALMLATTLYSIGLILLLFLPKGSFAWFVPAMAVEGALAAGFGVMTRAITADIGDELRLEGGREQIGLLYALTAATSKLAGAFSIFLTFNVLALVGYDAKVGAKNTPEQILGLELAYIVGPIVFVMLAGACFIGYKLDAERHAEIRRQLDERDGHTEVAYDEAAVLEGLTGEPGGHSSVDRR
- a CDS encoding HAD family hydrolase, translated to MPLPRPPRAVIFDMDGLLFDTEVLYRDALSAAARDMGAHMPEPVFHSLIGLPGESSRRLLLDHFGENFDVDGLWDASAEHFHTLARGQDFLKAGVREFLDLLDALALPRAIATSSRHEDVTFNLGRHGLEGRFHAVAARGDYPRGKPHPDPFLVAAGRLEVDPADCLALEDSHNGVRSAASAGMMTVMVPDLLAATDEMDALCARIVDDLHAAADLVRFSLGA
- a CDS encoding HlyD family secretion protein, which produces MTGLLRNPLVWVLAVLLAGGGGFVVWRTLGARPPVAPVAPSSPYSAAASGKVDVEGGMIQVAARRAGIIRDVLVNEGDDVVRGQVLARQEDEEPRLSAGRASAALGEARARITALEVAVSTAKRERERLRGLVGSNFVAAQKLDQAEDQVRQAEADLAAGQASVDTARAALAQAQYELELTIVRAPVDGRIARRYANPGSGASTLNVSTLFDLEPKAPRIVRVEVTEGALPSVAQGQAVQISPEADPAKSYPGKVARISAVFGARRLQSDDPAERKDERVVEVVVTADGAPLLIGQRVLVRFLKPGAKAVPAAAS